The proteins below come from a single Aptenodytes patagonicus chromosome 2, bAptPat1.pri.cur, whole genome shotgun sequence genomic window:
- the LOC143157308 gene encoding uncharacterized protein LOC143157308, producing MIPIIILNDALKCYPASNYYGNSVAKGTEDWVIIDKIPSEVVDGESKKNLAYKVVTVSSKTAFPPEILKSSTILMQSFEDLESEIQSKEENKQKMFTLGKSYDTESGKIVTMTSKGKEGEKAVQPSVEALQKMEREVQESVKIIPVVAEYEILEPVTDEKARRGSDVQSTKRKLSDSLTPIKEAESQLQSPEEESLKKTLKMDQDLQLHGTVGSLQLGKAEKHLGSEAVKAGAFSRRDKSLSEWRYSREQPFTIATAHYVTESSASKVVVTSGFDFTPRFKD from the exons ATGATTCCAATCATCATTTTAAATGATGCACTAAAATGCTACCCTGCTTCAAATTACTATGGAAATAGTGTGGCAAAA GGCACTGAGGATTGGGTTATTATAGACAAAATACCCTCTGAGGTAGTTGATGGTGAATCGAAAAAAAATCTGGCATACAAAGTAGTGACTGTGAGCAGTAAAACTGCCTTTCCACCTGAGATATTAAAATCCAGTACCATTCTAATGCAGAGCTTTGAGGACTTGGAAAGTGAAATACAATCCAAAGAGGAGAATAAGCAGAAAATGTTCACCCTAGGAAAGTCCTATGATACCGAATCCGGGAAAATTGTAACCATGACAAGTAAAGGTAAAGAGGGTGAGAAAGCAGTACAGCCTTCAGTAGAAGCTTTGcaaaaaatggaaagggaagtgCAAGAATCTGTGAAAATCATTCCGGTAGTGGCCGAGTATGAAATCCTCGAGCCTGTCACTGATGAGAAAGCCAGGCGGGGATCCGATGTGCAGAGCACGAAAAGAAAGCTGTCCGACTCTCTGACACCCATAAAGGAAGCAGAATCTCAGTTGCAAAGTCCTGAAGAGGAGAGTTTGAAAAAGACACTAAAGATGGACCAGGATTTGCAGTTACATGGTACAGTGGGAAGCTTGCAGCTTGGCAAAGCAGAAAAACACCTTGGCAGTGAAGCTGTAAAAGCAGGGGCATTTTCCCGGAGAGATAAGAGCCTGTCTGAGTGGAGATATTCCAGAGAACAGCCATTTACCATTGCTACTGCTCACTATGTTACCGAGTCGTCTGCGTCAAAAGTAGTGGTAACGAGTGGCTTTGACTTCACGCCACGGTTTAAAGATTAA